The Delphinus delphis chromosome 7, mDelDel1.2, whole genome shotgun sequence genome includes a window with the following:
- the GMPPA gene encoding mannose-1-phosphate guanylyltransferase regulatory subunit alpha isoform X1: MLKAVILIGGPQKGTRFRPLSFEVPKPLFPVAGVPMIQHHIEACAQVAGMQEILLIGFYQPDEPLTRFLEAAQQEFNLPIRYLQEFAPLGTGGGLYHFRDQILAGGPEAFFVLNADVCSDFPLSTMLDVHRHQPHPFLLLGTTANRTQSLNYGCIVENPQTHEVLHYVEKPSTFVSDIINCGIYLFSPEALKPLRDVFQRNQQDGQLEDSSGLWPGAGTIRLEQDVFSALAGQGQIYVHLTDGIWSQIKSAGSALYASRLYLSQYQLTHPERLAKHTPGGPRIRDPEVKSQSLPSLNQMWFGVFAPRSSLLLLGNVYIHPTAKVAPSAVLGPNVSIGEGVTMGEGVRLRESIVLHGATLQEHTCVLHSIVGWGSTIGRWARVEGTPNDPNPNDPRAHMDSESLFKDGKLLPAITILGCRVRIPAEVLILNSIVLPHKELSRSFTNQIIL, encoded by the exons ATGCTCAAAGCTGTGATCCTGATTGGAGGCCCTCAAAAGG gGACTCGCTTCAGGCCTTTGTCCTTTGAGGTGCCCAAACCACTCTTTCCTGTGGCGGGGGTCCCTATGATCCAGCACCACATTGAGGCTTGTGCCCAG GTCGCTGGGATGCAGGAGATTCTGCTCATTGGCTTCTACCAACCTGATGAGCCCCTTACCCGGTTCCTAGAAGCTGCCCAGCAGGAGTTTAATCTTCCGATCAG GTACCTGCAAGAATTTGCCCCCTTGGGCACAGGGGGTGGTCTCTACCATTTCCGGGACCAAATTCTGGCTGGAGGCCCCGAAGCCTTCTTCGTGCTCAACGCTGACGTCTGCTCTGACTTCCCCTTGAGCACTATGTTGGACGTCCACAGACACCAGCCGCACCCTTTCTTGCTCCTTGGCACCACG GCTAACAGGACACAATCCCTCAACTATGGCTGCATCGTAGAGAATCCACAGACGCATGAG gtcctGCACTATGTGGAGAAACCCAGCACTTTTGTCAGTGACATCATCAACTGTGGCATCTACCTCTTTTCCCCGGAAGCCCTGAAGCCCCTTCGGGATGTCTTCCAGCGTAATCAGCAGGATGGGCAACT ggAGGACTCGTCAGGCTTGTGGCCTGGGGCAGGTACCATCCGCCTGGAGCAGGATGTGTTCTCCGCCCTGGCCGGGCAGGGCCAGATCTATGTGCACCTCACTGACGGCATCTGGAGTCAGATCAAGTCTGCAGG CTCAGCCCTCTATGCTTCCCGCCTCTATCTGAGCCAGTACCAGCTCACTCACCCAGAACGCCTGGCCAAGCACACCCCAGGGGGTCCACGGATTCGAG ATCCAGAGGTGAAGTCTCAGTCCCTGCCCTCCCTGAACCAGATGTGGTTTGGGGTATTTGCCCCCAGGTCCTCTCTTCTGCTTCTAGGAAACGTTTACATCCACCCAACAGCTAAGGTGGCCCCGTCTGCTGTG CTGGGCCCCAACGTCTCCATCGGGGAGGGGGTGACCATGGGCGAGGGTGTGCGGCTCCGAGAGAGCATTGTCCTCCATGGAGCCACACTGCAG GAGCACACGTGTGTTCTGCACAGCATCGTGGGCTGGGGGAGCACCATAGGGCGCTGGGCCCGCGTGGAGGGTACCCCCAATGACCCCAATCCCAACGACCCCCGAGCCCACATGGACAGTGAGAGCCTGTTCAAGGATGGGAAGCTGCTCCCTGCTATTACCATCCTAG GCTGCCGCGTCCGGATCCCTGCCGAGGTGCTCATACTGAACTCGATTGTTCTGCCACACAAGGAGCTGAGCCGCAGCTTCACCAACCAGATCATCCTCTGA
- the GMPPA gene encoding mannose-1-phosphate guanylyltransferase regulatory subunit alpha isoform X4, with translation MLKAVILIGGPQKGTRFRPLSFEVPKPLFPVAGVPMIQHHIEACAQVAGMQEILLIGFYQPDEPLTRFLEAAQQEFNLPIRYLQEFAPLGTGGGLYHFRDQILAGGPEAFFVLNADVCSDFPLSTMLDVHRHQPHPFLLLGTTANRTQSLNYGCIVENPQTHEVLHYVEKPSTFVSDIINCGIYLFSPEALKPLRDVFQRNQQDGQLEDSSGLWPGAGTIRLEQDVFSALAGQGQIYVHLTDGIWSQIKSAGSALYASRLYLSQYQLTHPERLAKHTPGGPRIRAGPQRLHRGGGDHGRGCAAPREHCPPWSHTAGCRVRIPAEVLILNSIVLPHKELSRSFTNQIIL, from the exons ATGCTCAAAGCTGTGATCCTGATTGGAGGCCCTCAAAAGG gGACTCGCTTCAGGCCTTTGTCCTTTGAGGTGCCCAAACCACTCTTTCCTGTGGCGGGGGTCCCTATGATCCAGCACCACATTGAGGCTTGTGCCCAG GTCGCTGGGATGCAGGAGATTCTGCTCATTGGCTTCTACCAACCTGATGAGCCCCTTACCCGGTTCCTAGAAGCTGCCCAGCAGGAGTTTAATCTTCCGATCAG GTACCTGCAAGAATTTGCCCCCTTGGGCACAGGGGGTGGTCTCTACCATTTCCGGGACCAAATTCTGGCTGGAGGCCCCGAAGCCTTCTTCGTGCTCAACGCTGACGTCTGCTCTGACTTCCCCTTGAGCACTATGTTGGACGTCCACAGACACCAGCCGCACCCTTTCTTGCTCCTTGGCACCACG GCTAACAGGACACAATCCCTCAACTATGGCTGCATCGTAGAGAATCCACAGACGCATGAG gtcctGCACTATGTGGAGAAACCCAGCACTTTTGTCAGTGACATCATCAACTGTGGCATCTACCTCTTTTCCCCGGAAGCCCTGAAGCCCCTTCGGGATGTCTTCCAGCGTAATCAGCAGGATGGGCAACT ggAGGACTCGTCAGGCTTGTGGCCTGGGGCAGGTACCATCCGCCTGGAGCAGGATGTGTTCTCCGCCCTGGCCGGGCAGGGCCAGATCTATGTGCACCTCACTGACGGCATCTGGAGTCAGATCAAGTCTGCAGG CTCAGCCCTCTATGCTTCCCGCCTCTATCTGAGCCAGTACCAGCTCACTCACCCAGAACGCCTGGCCAAGCACACCCCAGGGGGTCCACGGATTCGAG CTGGGCCCCAACGTCTCCATCGGGGAGGGGGTGACCATGGGCGAGGGTGTGCGGCTCCGAGAGAGCATTGTCCTCCATGGAGCCACACTGCAG GCTGCCGCGTCCGGATCCCTGCCGAGGTGCTCATACTGAACTCGATTGTTCTGCCACACAAGGAGCTGAGCCGCAGCTTCACCAACCAGATCATCCTCTGA
- the GMPPA gene encoding mannose-1-phosphate guanylyltransferase regulatory subunit alpha isoform X2 has translation MLKAVILIGGPQKGTRFRPLSFEVPKPLFPVAGVPMIQHHIEACAQVAGMQEILLIGFYQPDEPLTRFLEAAQQEFNLPIRYLQEFAPLGTGGGLYHFRDQILAGGPEAFFVLNADVCSDFPLSTMLDVHRHQPHPFLLLGTTANRTQSLNYGCIVENPQTHEVLHYVEKPSTFVSDIINCGIYLFSPEALKPLRDVFQRNQQDGQLEDSSGLWPGAGTIRLEQDVFSALAGQGQIYVHLTDGIWSQIKSAGSALYASRLYLSQYQLTHPERLAKHTPGGPRIRGNVYIHPTAKVAPSAVLGPNVSIGEGVTMGEGVRLRESIVLHGATLQEHTCVLHSIVGWGSTIGRWARVEGTPNDPNPNDPRAHMDSESLFKDGKLLPAITILGCRVRIPAEVLILNSIVLPHKELSRSFTNQIIL, from the exons ATGCTCAAAGCTGTGATCCTGATTGGAGGCCCTCAAAAGG gGACTCGCTTCAGGCCTTTGTCCTTTGAGGTGCCCAAACCACTCTTTCCTGTGGCGGGGGTCCCTATGATCCAGCACCACATTGAGGCTTGTGCCCAG GTCGCTGGGATGCAGGAGATTCTGCTCATTGGCTTCTACCAACCTGATGAGCCCCTTACCCGGTTCCTAGAAGCTGCCCAGCAGGAGTTTAATCTTCCGATCAG GTACCTGCAAGAATTTGCCCCCTTGGGCACAGGGGGTGGTCTCTACCATTTCCGGGACCAAATTCTGGCTGGAGGCCCCGAAGCCTTCTTCGTGCTCAACGCTGACGTCTGCTCTGACTTCCCCTTGAGCACTATGTTGGACGTCCACAGACACCAGCCGCACCCTTTCTTGCTCCTTGGCACCACG GCTAACAGGACACAATCCCTCAACTATGGCTGCATCGTAGAGAATCCACAGACGCATGAG gtcctGCACTATGTGGAGAAACCCAGCACTTTTGTCAGTGACATCATCAACTGTGGCATCTACCTCTTTTCCCCGGAAGCCCTGAAGCCCCTTCGGGATGTCTTCCAGCGTAATCAGCAGGATGGGCAACT ggAGGACTCGTCAGGCTTGTGGCCTGGGGCAGGTACCATCCGCCTGGAGCAGGATGTGTTCTCCGCCCTGGCCGGGCAGGGCCAGATCTATGTGCACCTCACTGACGGCATCTGGAGTCAGATCAAGTCTGCAGG CTCAGCCCTCTATGCTTCCCGCCTCTATCTGAGCCAGTACCAGCTCACTCACCCAGAACGCCTGGCCAAGCACACCCCAGGGGGTCCACGGATTCGAG GAAACGTTTACATCCACCCAACAGCTAAGGTGGCCCCGTCTGCTGTG CTGGGCCCCAACGTCTCCATCGGGGAGGGGGTGACCATGGGCGAGGGTGTGCGGCTCCGAGAGAGCATTGTCCTCCATGGAGCCACACTGCAG GAGCACACGTGTGTTCTGCACAGCATCGTGGGCTGGGGGAGCACCATAGGGCGCTGGGCCCGCGTGGAGGGTACCCCCAATGACCCCAATCCCAACGACCCCCGAGCCCACATGGACAGTGAGAGCCTGTTCAAGGATGGGAAGCTGCTCCCTGCTATTACCATCCTAG GCTGCCGCGTCCGGATCCCTGCCGAGGTGCTCATACTGAACTCGATTGTTCTGCCACACAAGGAGCTGAGCCGCAGCTTCACCAACCAGATCATCCTCTGA
- the GMPPA gene encoding mannose-1-phosphate guanylyltransferase regulatory subunit alpha isoform X3 has product MLKAVILIGGPQKGTRFRPLSFEVPKPLFPVAGVPMIQHHIEACAQVAGMQEILLIGFYQPDEPLTRFLEAAQQEFNLPIRYLQEFAPLGTGGGLYHFRDQILAGGPEAFFVLNADVCSDFPLSTMLDVHRHQPHPFLLLGTTANRTQSLNYGCIVENPQTHEVLHYVEKPSTFVSDIINCGIYLFSPEALKPLRDVFQRNQQDGQLEDSSGLWPGAGTIRLEQDVFSALAGQGQIYVHLTDGIWSQIKSAGSALYASRLYLSQYQLTHPERLAKHTPGGPRIRDPEVKSQSLPSLNQMWFGVFAPRSSLLLLGNVYIHPTAKVAPSAVLGPNVSIGEGVTMGEGVRLRESIVLHGATLQAAASGSLPRCSY; this is encoded by the exons ATGCTCAAAGCTGTGATCCTGATTGGAGGCCCTCAAAAGG gGACTCGCTTCAGGCCTTTGTCCTTTGAGGTGCCCAAACCACTCTTTCCTGTGGCGGGGGTCCCTATGATCCAGCACCACATTGAGGCTTGTGCCCAG GTCGCTGGGATGCAGGAGATTCTGCTCATTGGCTTCTACCAACCTGATGAGCCCCTTACCCGGTTCCTAGAAGCTGCCCAGCAGGAGTTTAATCTTCCGATCAG GTACCTGCAAGAATTTGCCCCCTTGGGCACAGGGGGTGGTCTCTACCATTTCCGGGACCAAATTCTGGCTGGAGGCCCCGAAGCCTTCTTCGTGCTCAACGCTGACGTCTGCTCTGACTTCCCCTTGAGCACTATGTTGGACGTCCACAGACACCAGCCGCACCCTTTCTTGCTCCTTGGCACCACG GCTAACAGGACACAATCCCTCAACTATGGCTGCATCGTAGAGAATCCACAGACGCATGAG gtcctGCACTATGTGGAGAAACCCAGCACTTTTGTCAGTGACATCATCAACTGTGGCATCTACCTCTTTTCCCCGGAAGCCCTGAAGCCCCTTCGGGATGTCTTCCAGCGTAATCAGCAGGATGGGCAACT ggAGGACTCGTCAGGCTTGTGGCCTGGGGCAGGTACCATCCGCCTGGAGCAGGATGTGTTCTCCGCCCTGGCCGGGCAGGGCCAGATCTATGTGCACCTCACTGACGGCATCTGGAGTCAGATCAAGTCTGCAGG CTCAGCCCTCTATGCTTCCCGCCTCTATCTGAGCCAGTACCAGCTCACTCACCCAGAACGCCTGGCCAAGCACACCCCAGGGGGTCCACGGATTCGAG ATCCAGAGGTGAAGTCTCAGTCCCTGCCCTCCCTGAACCAGATGTGGTTTGGGGTATTTGCCCCCAGGTCCTCTCTTCTGCTTCTAGGAAACGTTTACATCCACCCAACAGCTAAGGTGGCCCCGTCTGCTGTG CTGGGCCCCAACGTCTCCATCGGGGAGGGGGTGACCATGGGCGAGGGTGTGCGGCTCCGAGAGAGCATTGTCCTCCATGGAGCCACACTGCAG GCTGCCGCGTCCGGATCCCTGCCGAGGTGCTCATACTGA